A portion of the Bubalus kerabau isolate K-KA32 ecotype Philippines breed swamp buffalo chromosome 1, PCC_UOA_SB_1v2, whole genome shotgun sequence genome contains these proteins:
- the TAB1 gene encoding TGF-beta-activated kinase 1 and MAP3K7-binding protein 1, translating into MAAQRRSLLQSEQQPSWTDDLPLCHLSGVGSASNRSYSADGKGTESHPPEDNWLKFRSENNCFLYGVFNGYDGNRVTNFVAQRLSAELLLGQLNAEHTEADVRRVLLQAFDVVERSFLESIDDALAEKASLQSQLPEGVPQHQLPPQYQKILERLKALEKEISGGAMAVVAVLLNNRLYVANVGTNRALLCKSTVDGLQVTQLNVDHTTENEDELFRLSQLGLDAGKIKQVGVICGQESTRRIGDYKVKYGYTDIDLLSAAKSKPIIAEPEIHGAQPLDGVTGFLVLMSEGLYKALEAAHGPGQANQEIAAMIDTEFAKQTSLDAVAQAVVDRVKRIHSDTFASGGERAKFCPRHEDMTLLVRNFGYPLGEMSQSAPSPAPAAGGRVYPVSVPYSSAQSTSKTSVTLSLVMPSQGQLVNGAHSASTLDEATPTLTNQSPTLTLQSTNTHTQSSSSSSDGGLFRSRPAHSLPPGEDGRVEPYVDFAEFYRLWSVDHGEQSVVTAP; encoded by the exons GAGCAGCAGCCCAGCTGGACGGACGACCTGCCGCTCTGCCACCTCTCGGGGGTCGGCTCAGCTTCTAACCGCAGCTACTCCGCTGACGGCAAGGGCACCGAGAGCCATCCGCCAGAGGACAACTGGCTCAAGTTCCG GAGTGAGAACAACTGCTTCCTGTACGGGGTCTTCAACGGCTACGATGGCAACCGGGTGACCAACTTCGTGGCCCAGCGGCTGTCGGCGGAGCTCCTGCTGGGCCAGCTCAACGCCGAGCACACCGAGGCCGACGTGCGGCGGGTGCTGCTGCAG GCTTTTGATGTGGTGGAAAGGAGCTTCCTGGAGTCCATTGATGACGCACTGGCTGAGAAGGCGAGCCTCCAGTCTCAACTGCCCGAG GGTGTCCCTCAGCACCAGCTGCCTCCTCAGTATCAGAAGATCCTCGAAAGACTCAAGGCCTTGGAGAAGGAGATCTCGGGAGGAGCCATGGCTGTCGTGGCAGTCCTTCTCAACAACAGGCTCTACGTGGCCAATGTCG GTACAAACCGTGCACTGCTATGCAAATCCACGGTGGACGGTCTGCAGGTGACGCAGCTGAACGTGGACCACACCACAGAGAATGAGGATGAGCTTTTCCGGCTCTCGCAGCTGG GTTTGGATGCAGGAAAGATCAAGCAAGTGGGGGTCATTTGTGGGCAGGAGAGCACCAGGCGCATCGGGGATTACAAGGTCAAGTACGGGTACACTGACATCGACCTACTCAG CGCTGCCAAGTCCAAGCCGATCATTGCGGAGCCTGAAATCCATGGTGCACAGCCCCTGGATGGGGTGACAGGCTTCCTGGTGCTGATGTCCGAGGGGCTGTACAAGGCCCTGGAGGCAGCCCACGGACCTGGGCAGGCCAACCAG gagATCGCCGCCATGATCGACACGGAGTTCGCCAAGCAGACTTCTCTTGATGCGGTGGCCCAGGCCGTGGTGGACCGGGTGAAGCGGATCCACAGCGACACCTTTGCCAGTGGTGGGGAGCGTGCCAAGTTCTGTCCGAGGCACGAGGACATGACCCTGCTGGTGCGGAACTTTGGCTACCCGCTGGGCGAGATGAGCCAGTCCgcaccctccccagccccag CCGCTGGAGGACGTGTGTACCCCGTGTCCGTGCCTTACTCGAGCGCCCAGAGCACCAGCAAGACCAGCGTGACCCTCTCCCTCGTCATGCCCTCCCAGGGCCAGCTGGTCAACGGGGCCCACAGCGCTTCCACCCTGGACGAGGCCACTCCCACCCTCACCAA CCAGAGCCCAACCCTGACCCTGCAGTCCACCAACACGCACACCCAGAGCAGCAGCTCCAGCTCGGACGGGGGCCTCTTCCGCTCCCGGCCCGCCCACTCCCTCCCGCCTGGCGAGGATGGCCGCGTGGAGCCCTACGTGGACTTTGCCGAGTTCTACCGCCTCTGGAGCGTGGACCACGGCGAGCAGAGTGTGGTGACGGCGCCGTAG